From the genome of Manduca sexta isolate Smith_Timp_Sample1 chromosome 14, JHU_Msex_v1.0, whole genome shotgun sequence, one region includes:
- the LOC119189347 gene encoding rac GTPase-activating protein 1-like encodes MSSANSDSGPSITLSLVAQFDDLNRLNNVLNDGAAEECFLAFLKQIEWLQSQRASAEAEAARLQAELDEAHRTITKSETKFAHVRKLLDSEKRERNIIMKKYNELSKLLDMARDLLFNDNRAKLNDETLQKLAFLNGTAQQDHNAKLTGVPELNSTGTLLSEMSYSRSEDDLDLSLASTRRSWVQRGAWNARENVPASKKRRSSNSSATKTVELQGGKVLATATTTLTLERAPTTHDLKPPQNFQPISESSDEGPPPRKSSARMSGNMQPTVKQEPCTPSAPPRSDIESASDSPAGVASGVKRAASVISAAYGSPRNRLRQHCFVAKNFYKRETCGPCGNTIKFAKSGLKCENCRAQTHPECRALLPLPCVPPAPARRHNNQVGSIADYAPSTPPMVPALLVHCVNEVEKRGLSERGIYRISATEKEVKRLKERFLSGCGSPSLTHEDIHAICGCIKDFLRGLQEPLVTHALWSDFMALASVREQSDAAAAALHAVSQLPQPNRDTLAFLVLHLQKVAESPECDMPILNVAKVFGPTIISFGIMDQTPEMYAATTQMIQAMQLLLQLPSDYWSQWACPNAELGSPHGGTMTKSRGFFFSPADTGVTRKKKHYFQYQK; translated from the exons ATGAGTTCAGCAAACTCAGATTCAGGCCCAAGCATCACTCTCTCGCTGGTGGCACAATTCGATGATTTGAACCGCTTGAATAATGTGCTAAACGATGGAGCGGCAGAAGAAT gtttcctggcatttttaaaacaaatagaatGGCTGCAAAGCCAGAGGGCGTCAGCTGAGGCAGAAGCAGCTCGGCTCCAAGCTGAGCTGGACGAGGCACATCGAACCATAACCAAGTCAGAGACAAAATTTGCTCATGTCAGGAAACTACTAGACAGTGAGAAGAGAGAgcgaaatattataatgaagaaatataatgaattg AGCAAACTGCTAGACATGGCTCGCGACCTGCTCTTTAATGATAACAGAGCCAAGCTGAATGATGAGACGCTACAGAAGCTGGCATTCTTAAATGGCACCGCTCAACAGGACCACAATGCCAAGCTCACTGGTGTGCCAGAACTCAATTCCACAG GTACGCTGCTGTCAGAGATGTCGTACTCCCGTTCAGAGGACGACTTGGACTTATCGCTGGCGTCGACGCGTCGCTCGTGGGTGCAGCGCGGCGCGTGGAACGCTCGCGAGAACGTGCCCGCGTCCAAGAAGCGACGCTCGTCAAACTCCTCTGCTACTAAG ACAGTGGAGCTGCAGGGTGGCAAGGTGCTGGCCACCGCCACCACGACGCTGACGCTGGAGCGCGCGCCCACCACGCATGACCTCAAGCCGCCACAGAACTTC cAACCCATATCGGAGAGCAGTGACGAGGGTCCGCCGCCACGTAAGTCGTCGGCGCGTATGTCGGGCAACATGCAGCCCACGGTCAAGCAGGAGCCTTGCACGCCGAGTGCACCGCCGCGCTCCG ACATAGAGTCTGCGTCGGACAGCCCTGCGGGTGTGGCGAGTGGTGTGAAGCGAGCGGCGTCGGTGATCTCGGCGGCGTACGGCTCGCCGCGGAACCGTCTGCGGCAGCACTGCTTCGTCGCCAAGAACTTCTACAAGCGCGAGACCTGCGGACCCTGTGGGAACAC TATAAAGTTCGCGAAGTCTGGCCTGAAGTGCGAGAACTGTCGCGCGCAGACGCACCCCGAGTGCCGCGCGCTGCTGCCGCTGCCGTGCgtgccgcccgcgcccgcgcgccgGCACAACAACCAG GTGGGGTCTATAGCGGACTACGCGCCGAGCACTCCGCCCATGGTGCCGGCGCTGCTGGTGCACTGCGTCAACGAGGTGGAGAAGCGGGGCCTCAGCGAGAGGGGCATCTACCGCATCAGCGCCACTGAGAAGGAGGTCAAGAGGTTGaag GAACGTTTCCTAAGCGGTTGCGGCTCGCCGTCACTAACCCATGAGGATATCCACGCGATATGCGGCTGCATCAAGGACTTCCTGCGCGGTCTACAGGAGCCGCTGGTGACTCACGCTCTGTGGTCGGACTTCATGGCGCTGGCGAGCGTGAGGGAACAGAGCGACGCAGCGGCCGCCGCGCTCCACGCAGTGTCGCAACTGCCGCAACCCAACAGGGACACACTCGCCTTCCTCGTGCTGCATTTACAGAA AGTAGCCGAAAGCCCCGAGTGTGACATGCCCATTCTAAACGTGGCTAAAGTGTTTGGCCCAACAATAATAAGCTTTGGCATTATGGATCAAACGCCAGAGATGTACGCAGCCACTACACAGATGATTCAA GCGATGCAGCTGCTGCTCCAATTACCGAGCGACTATTGGTCGCAGTGGGCGTGTCCCAACGCGGAGCTCGGCTCCCCGCACGGCGGCACTATGACCAAGTCCAGGGGATTCTTCTTTTCACCAGCGGACACTGG TGTTACGCGGAAGAAGAAACACTACTTCCAGTATCAGAAATAG